In Rissa tridactyla isolate bRisTri1 chromosome 21, bRisTri1.patW.cur.20221130, whole genome shotgun sequence, the genomic window AGCTGTACATGCTGGGCAGCGTGCTGGCTTTCTTTGGTGTGGTTATTGGTCTGGTGGAGACAGTGTGCAGCCCTTTCACCTCTGAAGGGAGgctagaggaggaggaggagaagaaacctgCCCCGACACGAGAGCAGATGCTTCCTCAGAAACAGGAGGATTTGATCCTGGACAAGAGCAAGAAGGTGGCGGGGATGCAGAGGGCCCTGGTGACCAGACCACACGCCTCCTAAGAGCCCCGCGGCTGGAGAGGTGCCTGCTGAGCAACCTAGCACAAGAGACTCTGCTGTCCTGTCCTACCTGGTGGTGGTTCCAGCAAGAAGAGAGAAGAGTTGGCTGAAGAAGGAGACCGCAAGCGCAAGACTTGAAAGAAGTGAACGGTTATatttgctgctgtgcagcagtggggaaaaaataccttttgttGGTATAAAAATGTGCAAGATGCACAGCAtggtttcttatttttattacagatgcGTTTTGcaaaatcaataaatattttatatggtACCAGTGCTCTCTagctgcatttattttcaaagccatCTCTTACTGATTTGCACATAGGTTTCACTCACACCTCTGGCTCCTCtcggggggcagctggggggacCCAGGGAACAGCTGAGGCTGGTGGCTGCACCCTCCAATGAAGCCCCCCTTGGTGGGGCTGCTCTGGCACTGAGCGGGGGGTGGCCTTTCCTCCAGCAGCTTCTCCCTTCTAAAATGGGCCAGCTGCGTGGGGGGAGGACGTGGCATTTGTCTTACACGGGTGACAGACACATGCCCCGTGTTGGAGTTGGGGTTGTACCTTTCAGGGGTTATCTGGGTTTAATGGCACAGACTCGTGTCTGCCCTGGCTATGCATGCccagaactgtttaaaaaaacaaacaaccctgtACATCCCCCAGCAATCCTCTTAACAGGCTGCGGCTGATGCACAGCTGAAAAATCTTCTAGCTTTACTGGGGTCCTTCACAAACCCACCCGAGACACCTAACTGTGCAGAATGATGTTAGCTTCCAGCATCATAGGGGTGTCACAGATAAGAAGACTGAAGCAGGGACAGACACGATGGCACGGTCAGCCTGGAGGGTGTGGAAACGGATCCAAGCTTCAGGGCTATACCCAGGGCACTGCCAGGCTCGTTAAAGGACTTTCACCTATTTAAAAGTCTTTCCTAGGGTTAGTAAGAATCTGCTGCATTCAGGACTATGTCATGTTAGTCATTAAACCCTCCAGACAGCCACAGCTGAAAGATCCCGACCACGctacagcagggagggaagggaaatagTCCCTGTCAGCCGTGGCTGGGGCAGAAAATCCCTCTTTATCTGCTCAGGAGCGAAGAGATGGGCAGAGGTAGGAGCAGGCTACACACCTTGCACAGAAACTGGGAGATGCACCAGCGATATGCTAAAAGTACTAATTTAGCTAAAAGCAAAATCTagctaaaagcaaaataattgatACAAACAGCAGGCGattatggaaaatgaaaaagcactctCTGACACCAGTGCCGAACGCATAGCTCCTCCCAGAGCTACACAAGTTAAGATCAGAATCTGAAAGTGTAAGAACACAGATGAAGTCCACCCTTACATTTTCATAATACATAAACACACAATTCATTTTGTTGACGATTATTTCTGTCAAAAACACAGCAGCACACTGCAGAGGAAGAATCCTACCGAGCCTGCACAAAAACTCTGTTCAAGTCTTGAATCAAGCACCTTTTCCTCACGGGGAAAAGAGCAGAGTCAAACTAAACTACAAACAGCCTTTGAGAAATACTTCATTTAATCCATAACCAAGCCCTTTGGTTTCTGGCAAGGTTGAACAATCAAACACCTCATTGATACCTATGGAAATTTCATGGGCAAACATGAAAGGAG contains:
- the G0S2 gene encoding G0/G1 switch protein 2, with translation METMHELIPFAKEMLSQKPNRKMVKLYMLGSVLAFFGVVIGLVETVCSPFTSEGRLEEEEEKKPAPTREQMLPQKQEDLILDKSKKVAGMQRALVTRPHAS